A part of Aegilops tauschii subsp. strangulata cultivar AL8/78 chromosome 2, Aet v6.0, whole genome shotgun sequence genomic DNA contains:
- the LOC109758606 gene encoding uncharacterized protein, producing the protein MSRFLQLGKSGRKIAQAVLVNSKPASSGVQNIGSSFAAGLAYKSRTFLHQGVHNGTATSYMLGRAKDSLYWSPGARNFSVLSSCSRNAFHGQLAWKQLMAMGSRVTKASPQFACKQLLSTGSAVPKASPLLSRAACAVTLTATRYKLVPYLVAFVAGELLLGEKTHADGEYLPIRENIYSRAQDSRIYVTTLIFSAVEMVIIILRSIYLSFLFTPSILMAPFADTLGSKYRKTWLRLVHRTLEKAGPAFIKWGQWAATRPDLFANDLCAELSKLHTKAPAHSYAYTKKTVEKAFGRKISEIFENFEEEPVASGSVAQVHRAALKFRHPGQKTPKIITVAVKVRHPGVGDSIRRDFSIINAVAKASRYIPALNWLRLDESVQQFAVFMMSQVDLAREAAHLSRFIYNFRRWKDVSFPKPLYPFVHPAVLVETYELGESVSHYVDDHDGEERVKSALAHIGTHALLKMLLVDNFVHADMHPGNILVRIAQPRNPNNTLLKSRPHVVFLDVGMTAELSSNDRVNLLEFFKAVARRDGRTAAESTLKLSKQQNCPNPKVFIEEVERAFSFWGTPEGDVIHPADCMHQLLEQVRRHKVNIDGNVCTVMVTTLVLEGWQRKLDPDYNVMKTLQTLLFKEDWAKSLQYTIEGLMAP; encoded by the exons ATGTCGAG GTTTCTGCAGTTAGGGAAGAGCGGCAGAAAAATTGCTCAGGCTGTATTGGTCAACTCGAAGCCCGCCAGTTCAGGTGTGCAGAACATTGGGTCGAGCTTTGCGGCCGGTTTGGCCTATAAGAGCAGGACATTCTTGCACCAGGGAGTTCACAATGGAACAGCCACCTCTTACATGCTCGGACGTGCAAAGGACAGCTTATACTGGAGCCCTGGTGCCAGAAACTTTTCTGTTCTCTCCTCATGTAGCCGGAATGCATTTCACGGCCAGCTTGCTTGGAAGCAACTCATGGCAATGGGTTCTCGTGTAACAAAAGCATCTCCACAATTTGCTTGCAAGCAACTCTTGTCAACGGGTTCTGCTGTACCAAAAGCATCTCCGCTTTTAAGTAGAGCTGCTTGTGCCGTTACCCTGACTGCCACTCGGTATAAGTTAGTTCCTTATCTTGTTGCTTTCGTAGCTGGAGAGTTGTTGCTAGGTGAGAAGACCCATGCAGATGGTGAGTACCTCCCAATACGAGAGAATATTTACTCACGAGCTCAGGACAGCCGTATTTATGTCACCACATTGATATTTTCAGCAGTAGAGATGGTTATCATAATCCTCAGATCCATATATCTGTCTTTCTTGTTTACTCCCAGTATACTGATGGCACCATTTGCTGATACTCTTGGCAGCAAGTATAGGAAAACATGGCTCCGGCTTGTGCATCGTACTTTAGAGAAGGCAGGTCCTGCATTTATTAAATGGGGCCAGTGGGCGGCGACACGTCCTGATCTATTTGCAAACGACCTGTGTGCTGAATTATCAAAGCTACACACAAAAGCACCAGCTCACAGCTATGCATATACCAAGAAAACTGTCGAGAAGGCTTTTGGTCGAAAGATATCTGAAATTTTTGAGAATTTTGAAGAAGAGCCTGTAGCATCTGGAAGTGTTGCTCAAGTGCACCGGGCTGCTTTGAAATTCCGACATCCTGGCCAAAAGACGCCAAAGATTATAACAGTCGCAGTTAAAGTAAGACACCCTGGTGTAGGAGACTCAATACGGAGAGATTTCAGTATAATTAATGCGGTAGCTAAAGCTTCAAGATATATTCCAGCGTTAAATTGGCTACGGCTAGATGAGAGTGTGCAACAGTTTGCTGTCTTCATGATGTCTCAAGTTGACCTTGCAAGGGAAGCTGCTCATTTGAGCCGGTTTATCTACAACTTCCGCAGGTGGAAAGATGTGTCATTTCCGAAACCTCTTTATCCATTTGTTCATCCTGCTGTCTTGGTCGAGACTTACGAGCTTGGGGAGAGTGTCTCACACTATGTGGATGACCATGATGGAGAGGAACGAGTTAAAAGTGCTCTTGCACATATTGGCACTCATGCACTCTTGAAAATGCTACTG GTTGATAATTTTGTCCATGCAGACATGCACCCTGGAAATATCCTGgttcgtattgcacaaccaagAAATCCGAATAACACCCTTTTGAAGTCAAGGCCACACGTGGTTTTCCTCGATGTAGGAATGACTGCTGAACTTTCAAGTAATGACCGTGTGAATTTGCTGGAGTTTTTCAAGGCTGTTGCACGTCGAGATGGTCGTACAGCAGCAGAGAGTACGCTAAAGTTGTCAAAACAGCAGAACTGCCCAAATCCAAAAGTTTTTATCGAg GAAGTTGAGCGGGCATTTTCCTTCTGGGGTACCCCTGAAGGTGATGTTATACACCCTGCCGATTGTATGCACCAGTTGCTCGAGCAAGTCCGACGTCATAAAGTAAACATTGATGGGAATGTTTGCACTGTTATGGTGACTACATTAGTTCTTGAG